From Panthera tigris isolate Pti1 chromosome B4, P.tigris_Pti1_mat1.1, whole genome shotgun sequence:
ACAAATGCATTATTTCTTTCCATGTGAGGACCctggggggtggtggcagggTGGAGCAGGAGGTAAGAGTACAGAAAacctcaaaaatacaaaagaaacatcCAAATTTCATATCTAATGGTGTGgaaaaggctggggtgggggtgcagaaaGCAATGGGGGGGCGGGAAATGGGGAACAGAAAGAACCACTGAagctcagaaatgaaagagacctGAAGAGGCCGTGATGTCCATGCTGCTGCCTCCATGCAGGCCCCAGAGAAAACTCAGATAAACCAACAAAGACCCCCAATAAGAGAGGGTGGGGTGCCCCGGGGAATTGGCTTTGGGGCatcagagagtgtgtgtgagtgtgtgtgtatgagtgtgtgtgtgtgtggctggtgTCCGTGACAGAAGCAACCCACCCCTGGGGAAGTTCTCCTCCATCCTGGTTCATCCAAAACTGCTTTTAGAGGGTAAGGTCAGCCACTGCTTCCAAAAAGGACCCCTGCTTGGACAAAAGAACCAGGCAGGAGAGGATGCCGGTGAGAGCTTGGGATGAAAATGGCTCAAAGGCAGGGGCGGTTCTTAGGGAACAGAATATCATGGAGCCCAGTGTGTTGGAAGAGAGGCCTGAGACCtaagtgtgtgtctgtgcatgagtgtgtgtgtctgtgcatgagtgtgtgtgtgtgtgtgtgtgtgagagagtgcaTCTGTGCATGTACTGAGGAGGGGTGAGATCACTCAAAGGTAAAGGGGTCCTGGGTGCTGAAAAAGAAGTGTCCATCCATGTGGTCCTCCAGGGCATCCTTATCACTCTCAGCCGGAAAGCGCTCCTTACAAATAGGGCACTCCTTCCACGGGGGGGTGGCAGGGCCCCCGGTGCTGGCCTCTGACAAGGGACCCACTGCAAAGCCACtgaaggagacagaggggaaggagagggtcaGTGTGCTCCGATGCCTTCTTGCCTTGTGGACCTCAGGGACAGGGACCCATGCACCTGGCCTTCCAGATTACCCTGTTCCTGGCAGCTCTCTCCTAGTCTCACCCCCAGCATCGTTCTCCCCACACTACTGAAGCCTTAGTTTCCCAGCTCTCCAGGCCCTCTCTTCTTTAGTCCCCGCTGGTCGCCGCAGTGGTGcacagcccatcccccacccctgcgctcctccctccatctccgTCTGCTGCCTAATGAGGCTGAAAATGAGTCTGACATCGTCCTTCATCTTCCTGCTCCAGCCGAGAAGGATGACAGCatcgccccctccctgccctgagcCCATCTCACATCGAGGCAAAGCTGGGGGCTAGATGATAAAATCTCTcttccccctgccttcccctcttgACCtgcaaaagaaaagggaaggcagAAGGGGCGATCTGATACCTGaatcccccacccctgcagctgcATTGCCCAAAGGGTCTCCCAGGAAAGTCAGGGGAGAAGGACAACATCTCAGGGGTGGTCAGATGCTGGATCCCAGTCTTCTCTCTGTTCCCATCCCTGGGGGCACTGgtcacctcccttcctccccagataGAGCCTAGGTACCTACCTGGtggttggggaagggggaggggcaggagagaggggatgCAGGGCTATTTGGGCTCCACGGAAGATGGTGCTAGAACGACACAGAAGCCAGTTAAAGGCAGGGCCTCTGAGTGCACGTGTGCATTGATAAGATGGGGGGAGGAATTACCTGATGGCACCTGGGACTTGGGGTGGTGGGTGGTTTTCTGTGTCAACCACTCCTATGTCTCTTCTTCTTGGCTGGGGCCAAGAAGAGGGAGCTTGGGGGAAGGGCATGGGGACTGTTCACCCAGATGCCCTTTCCACTGGCATGCTCCCACCTTCCTCGTGTTCTCCCCCTTTTGCACTCACCTGGCCACGTCATAGAAGGCATTGCCCAGCTCAGGAAGCAGCAGGTGGGCCTCCTCACCTCCACTCTGAACAGCTGCCATGAGGACTGACTTCTCATCCTCGGCCTCCTGGGTACCAAAGAGATAGGGATGGGTTTGGGGGTAGCGTCCCAAGATAGGGGAGCAGCATGCTGGGGGAGGTAAGAGCAGTCCAGGCCCAGACGGTACACTGTGGGCTGTAGTAAGAGTGAGGCAGGACAGGAGTTTTGATGGGGGCTAGTGGGTAAGAAGAGGAGGAGtatggggggcaggggctggcagCATTGGGGTTACTGGGTCGGACTGGATTTTGGGGCAGTGGCCCTGAAGAGAGGCTgggcctgcctcctctctcccaaGGGGAAAGCAGAGCCCTGTACGGCTAAGATTAACACTTCCTTTTCCGGACACTGGGCCATTGGGTGTGGCCGtacctgccccttcctccctaaCCTTGCTCTGTCTCCCACCACCGCCCCCGTCCACACACAGCTCACCGAGTCAGAGCTACTCTCTTCAGCTGGCCCTGAGAGGTGGGGAGCGATGGGAGCCGGCTGGCTGATGACGACCAGGGGAGAAGACTCTCGTGGCCCAGCAGGAGAAGAGCCTGTGTCTCCACGCTCACACAGGCCATAGGGAGGGACCCTCATGTCTTCTGGGGACTCGTCCTCTGAGTCTGTCAGAGCCGCTGGGCAGCCTGCCGgtgagggagaggacagagagggatGAATTGTTAGAGGCTTGGCTCAGCTATCTCCCTTTGGATGAGGGATATGGTTAAACTAGAAAGGGGCCAGGGtctgggaagaaaaaaggcaaaacacagaGGGCAGAGGCAGCTCCCAGAGGGGTCACATGCAGCTTTCCCCAAGCCGGGGAAACAGGCGGGGGAAGAGGTGTCACAAGACTGGGGGTGTACAGACTCGGGCCCACAGCCGCCTCCTCGTCCTCTGTGACAGCATCCTCGTTCCACTTCTCGTCTGCCACCTTCTCCAGGCGGGCCTCCAGCTTTCTCATGTACTCTAGCAGTTCCTGGAGTTGGGAGCAAAGAGGTGAGAGAGGCTGGGAAGACGCCAACCCCGCTGGCTGCAGAGCCTTCCTTGACCCAAGAGGAACTCTGAGCTCTTCGGGACTGGATGCCTTCCCCAAAGTGGGCtgtggtgggggaggagtggggtggggaggcagctcAAAGGAGagcctcactcccacccccacccccaggagcccTCCTTCACCTCTTACATCCCTCCCTCGCTCCCACAGTCCTCCCCTGTTCTGCCAAGTCAACCAGTGAGAGGAGCCACCGTCCCATTTTTAGCCTCCGGGCCCTCTTAGAGTTAGCAGTTCTTAAGCCAAGAGATGACAAGAAGACATGAGGTTCCCCCCTGAATCCTCAGCTCTGGCATCCAAAGGGCCTGAGTCCTAGGTTCTCACCTGCTTCTCCTCCTGTAactgttccttctctttctggagCACGCGCAGGGCTGACCGCAGCTCTGTGAGCTCCCGCTTGCTCTCTGACAACTGCACCTGAGGGAATGTGGAGCCTAGAATGTACCTCCAAGAACCTAGGCTCTGCGACCTGGAACCACCAACCTAGAATCATGCTCCTCTGTGCCCCTGTCCCTCTCTTGCCCTGACACACACAGGGGAAGCCCCAACACTCTTCTTCGATGAGTCCCTTGTCTTGACCACAGGAGACAGTCGCCTGGgtcccagtctctgcctctccagTGTGGGCCTGGGTGATTGCCTTTGGCTGGGATACAGAGACCCTGGTCACAGCCGGGGCATTCTAGAATTCCCTTACGTCATCGCTATGAGGCCCAGAGTATTTGCCatgagaagagaaagggacatTGCACATTTCAACCCAATGAGACCTGGGATGTGTGCAAGTAAGATGCCATTCAACATGTAAGTGAGCACCCAGCACTTCTGAGCTGACAcccaggacagagagaagggccaCTGATGTCTCAGGAGGTGACAGGACCAGGACTCATGGGTGGCTGGGCGTCTCACCAGGCTAGAATCCTTTTCCCGGGCTAGTTCAGTCTTGAACACTTGATTCTGGGTCTTCTCGTCCTGAACTGCCTTTTCCAGTCGAAGTATCTCTGCACTTAGCTTCAGGAtcttatctttctctgcctgggatGTGGCCGAAAAGGAACGTGGGAGGGGAAAGGTGAAGGAAAAGGGACGCCACTGGCATCAGCCCCATCCCTCGCtgtgtcctttcctttatttcaatGGGTATTTTGGGAGCAATTTCCCCTTCTTGGCTTCCTCATTCCTGATACTTCTCAATGAAGGAAGGGACATGCCAGCAAGGTGCCTTGCTGATCAGAAATGGGCATCACGACAGGGCCCGGTGCCTAGGGCAGTAAACGTTTCTTAATCAAGGTGGTAACCGAGGAAGGTGCTACGAAGATCAGGACTGGAACACCCTACTTACGGATGGGTCATACTTGGACAGTGAATTGGTACCTCCCTcagagcccctccccactcctgagTCCTCTAAGCTTCTCATCCCTGTCTCCCTTCCCAGGGAATCTGACTCCAtggaggtgggggcagtggcTGTGAGCCTGCCAGTTCCCCCCCATCCCTCTACCTCCATACTCTGCAGCAGCCCTGCCCGCTCCTTGCTCCATtggcttttttcctccttcaggtGCAGGCTGAGCTCAGCCAGCCTGCCATTGACTCCAGCCACTTCCAGGCGGCTGCGGTGTAGCTCCGCCATGGTGCGGTCCCTGGCTCCCGCTGTGCTGGCCAACTCCTCCCCAAGAAGGGCGGCTTTCTGCTGGCTTGAGGCTGCGAGCTCCTGGGCTCCTCGAAGCTGCTCCTTTAGGGGCTCCAGTTCAGCctcaggagaaagaaggagatggaGATTAGGGCTCCCACTGAGTCATTCTCGAACCAGGAAGGTAACTAGGGTCCCTTTGACCCCGCACCGCAACAAGGCTCACGATTTATATTGTTCAATCTTTAGCCATGTCTTTTCCCTAGCTAGCCCTTGGTACTTCCTCTACTTCCCACTGCCTAAGGGCTTCACTCACCACGCGCTGCTGGGCCTGGCCTAGGGTGTCCTTCATCTGGGCCACCTTGTCCTTCAGTCGCTGGGCCTGGGCACTCTGCTCCTCCTGCCGGCCCTTTGCTTCCTGCAGCTCCAGATTTAAGCGGCGGTTCTCCTGTTGTGCCATTTGGAGCTCAGCCTGATGGGAGGTGGAAAATAGGTAAGGAAAGGGGTATATGTATTTGGGGTGGCTGGCAGGGGCTGAACCACTGTGATGAGAGAGATCAAGGTTCCGCTTCCCAGATTTAACACAAACTCAAGCATTCAGCTCTCGTCAGCCCTTCTTGGGGTCTCAGCTCAAAGCGACTCAGGCCTGAACATCCAGTCTCCAGCTCCCATAATGAGGTACCGGCATCACAGCCTTGATGGGGTCTTACACGAATCTAGGTATCCCATGTACCATTTCTGCTTCTCCGCTCttcctttcattattattaattttttaaagaaggttttattgattttttaggtAACCTCTacgcctaacatggggcttgaactcacaaccccaagatcaagagtcgcttactccaccaactgagccagtcaggcgcccctctgctctTCCTTTTAGATCAAAACTCAGTCTGGATGTCCATGAGGCCCTCAAACTCAGCATATTCTATTTCCCAGTCCACTTCTTTCCACTCTTATTTCTGCCCATGCTACTGACTACTTCCTAAGTCACTCAGGCTGGATCCCTTGGTGCTGGGCTTGGCTCTGTTCTTTCCTTAGTGACGCCAAGAAAAGCCTTTTGCTTCTCCATCTTCTGTCTTGTTCAcagccattttctcttttctactatCACAGCAACCATGTTGACTCAGGATCTGGTCATTTCTGACTTGGATTATTGAATAATCTCATAACTAGTTCATCTCCCAGGAAGAAATCACATTAATCTTCTGTTAAGTCCCGCCTAAGTACATGTCACCCCCTTGAAAATCATGGATGCCTCTCATTTGCTTACAGAAGGAAGATTAACTCCAGATCCTCTCCAGTCTGACCTGGGCCTCATCTCAAACCCTCCACCCACACTTTCAAGTGCCCCGAGTGTTCTGGACTCTCAGCCTTTGCACGCATCTTTCTCAGTTCCCAGAATGGCCTCCCTCTTATCTCTGTCTACTCAAATCCTACCTACTCTTTACTGCTGAACAAATGGCTTTCAAATACCCTTCCACGGAAGCCTAGGGTTTGGAGGAAGCTGCTGAGAGATTCTGCGAATATGTGATGTGAGCTCCTtctaaataattcaaaaaatatgtgAGAAAAACAACATACAAGCTCACAAGTTAACACAATGGGGATCATCAATCCACTGACATGTGCTTCTGagttaattcacttttttttcaggttaattaatttttttgtacaaACCTCAGAATAAAGTTCctattggattttctttttgtttgaaaaGCAAACTGAGATGGCATGGTGGACAGTTTAAAAATTGCCGTCATTTGCACTTACTTATTTGGAGACTCAAGGTGTTCTTAGTATTGTACAACCAAAACTCAATACGGAAATATATTAGCTGCTGATGCTGACAGAATAGTTATCTGTAACCTCTGATTTCAAGGTTTGGCATCCATCAGAATTACCTGATTACTTTTGTTACCTTATAAGTTAACATtgtacatttgaatttttaaaattggggtgcatgggtggctcagtgggttgagcatctgactttggctcaggtcatgagctcacggcttgtgagtttcagcccatatcaggctctgtgctgacagctcagagccagtatcctgctttggattctgtctccctctctctctgcccctcccccactcgtgctctgtctctccctctctcaaaaataaataaacattggggcgcctgggtggctcagtcggttaggcatccgacttcggctcaggtcatgatctcacggtctgtgagttcgagccccgcatcgggctctgtgctgacagctcagagcctggagcctgtttcagattctgtgtctccctctctctgaccctcccctgttcatgctctgtctctctctgtctcaaaaataaataaacgtaaacaaaaaaaattaaaaaaataaacattaaagaaaataaatacttgaatttataaaaataaatttatagtaataaaCCATTGGTTTTATCTATTTAATGAGGTTCCACCTAAGATGTAAAACTTTATTGTGGGGTGGAAAGGAGAGCTAAAAAAGCTGGAAAATACTAGGCTACTTtatgcccctcttttttttttttttttttttcagtacactctatgcccaacgtggggcttgaactcacaccctgagatcaagagtcacacgctctactgactgagccagccaggcatccctgcccCCTTCTAATGACCCTAGTAAGACGTGCTTTTGTCCACTTCTGTGGAGCATCTTAACACTTTATTATTCTTCCCTGGTGATGCTGAATATATTCCACTTTGACTAATCCTGACTTGGGTATACATTTTGTTTCCTAGGAGAGCGTGTGTACAATGtcctctttacattttttattggcTTTGGTGCCCGGCACTCAAAAGGGCCTCAACGCAGTGGAAGAACAATTGAGAAAGCAAACAGACTCTGAGCCCCTACCTCGCTCTGCTCCTTGTCGGCCTGTGCTTCTTTCAGTTGACCAAGAAGCTTCTCCTGTTCCCGAGTCAGGGCCTTCACGGTGTCTCTCACCCTGTACGTGGGGACATGGAACATCAGATAACCCGGCTGGTCACCACAGAAGATACGAAGGACGTGGGCTTTTGTCTTTAGCACTTTTTCTGGTGCCCCTCTGGGCCCACACCTCCTATTGTCTCTGGGATGCCCAAATCCCCAGACCAAGGTGATCTCGCTGGAAGCCCTGAGTATCCAAGATTCCTGGTTCTAGAGCACAATCTAGAAATaaacagtttgttctctttatgtGTCATTTTAAGGAATGTTCTGCTGATGCCTTGCTAGTTGTTTGCATTCAATCAAGAGACCAGAATCCAGTCTTTTTTTAGACAAGGGACAGCCACGATCAATTATAAACTTTGGATCTAGATCAGAAGTTGGAAGACTTTTTCTGTAAGGGGCCTGATAATAAATACttcaggctttgcaggccatgaAGATTCTGTGGTAACTATTCATTTCTGCCACTGTAGTGTGAAAGCACCACAGACGTGTAAATGAATAAGCGCggctgttccaataaaactttatttatgaacactgacatttgcatttcagataattttcacatcacaaaatatttttcttcttttgtttaaccGTTAATTCATCATTAAAACCAtttaaactcacagactgtacAAAAGCAGGTGGCCAGGCTAGATCTGGCACATGGGCCATAGGTTTACTGACCCCTGGGCTAGACAGTCCCTAATCTTTTCCAGATGCTCTGTCTGATCCCTGCTTTTCTATTCCATGATTTAGAACCTAGACATTTACTATCTCCGTAGGGCAAGACTAACATATCCTACACTGGAGAAGCCTCAGGGAGTAACTCACTTTTTTACTCTGGACCTTGGCTAGAATGCCTCTTTCCTTTAAggagtttaaaaatatacataaaatctaCTGGTGCCGAATGAAAGAGACTTAATTACATGATTTGATGAAAGAAAGAACTAGAGTGTTTCTCCTGGCGAAAATGTGACGGACAGACACGGGAAGTGGTCAGTGTTTGTGCCATTTGGTAAAAACGACAGTTGTCTGGTAGAGGAAAGAAATTCATCCTGTGCAACCCCAGAGGTCTAAACCAGCACTAATGGAGGCAAGTTACAGAAGGGAGGTGTTTAGTTCAATACAAGAGATACAAAAGTGACAGCTGTCTGATATTGAAAGAGGCTGCCTTCTGAGGTAGTGACCTTCTCAATTACCTGACAGTCCTCTGAGGGCTAAGATTCTATGACTTATACCTTTTTTTTCAGAGGAGAGATCCCGTAACATTCCTGGATCACCGGTTCAGACATTTCCTAACAGTGAGAACGGAGTCTCATCTTCTTTGCTGTGATAAAATCTGAAATCCATCCTCTCTTATCTTGTCTTGACTGTTCTACCCACTCTTTTCTTCCAAATCCTCCACTCCTAGCTCCTGCTTAGCCTTTGCTGCAGCATAAATAGTAACTATGATTACTTCTGAAGGTGAGGAATACAGAACAGGCTTAGGAAAGATGGAGGAGAGCTAGGCAGGAAAGAAAAGCCGGGCAAGTGGAATACCCTGAGTCTGAAAGGGGAAAGAACCACACCAGACAGAGTGCAGGTTTGCCTGTCTGAAACAGGAGGCCGGAGTCTGGGGGTGACAGGAAATGAAGGGAAGTGATGGGGGTAGAGGGGACGCCCTCACCTGTCCAGCTCCACCTCCTTTGTCAGCACTTTCTCACTGATGGCCTGGATGTCATCTTCTAGCTCCAGGATGCGTGCCACATGGTCTCCCTGTTGTCGGCTCAGGATGTCCCTCTCTTCTGTGAGCTCCCCGTGGGACCGGGAAAGCCCCTGGAATCGAGGTTCCCCCCAGAAGAATGAAGTTGAGACTCACCTCTCAAAGCACAGAACAAGGGCTTGGGAGGAGCACACGGGAGTTAGCCTGTTCTCACCTTCCTACCCTGTCACCTTCCTTGAAAAAGAAACTGCCAGAGAGCATTCCCTTACTGGCGAATATGGCCACATCCCCCCGTCCCCCAGCACTGCTGTGTGCAAAGAACTGAGTGTCGTTACATTTGGGGATGTGTCTCCTGTCATGTCAAGTTTAATCCTACTTGTTACCCCTTAAAGCTATGTTTTTGATACCGGAACCATCTTAAAAGCCCACTAACATCTTGCCTTTCCCATCTTCGCTGGGTTCAGACTTTGGACCCTGGGTGAGCAGCCAGGCCCCGTGCCCCACCTGGCCCAACTCCCACCTTGTACTGCTCCATCAGCTCCGCATGCCTCTGCCTGGCTGTTGCCAGAGCCGTCTCGAGCTCCTGTACTTGACTCCTCAGCTCCGTCACCTGTCCCTCCAGCTGCAGCTTCAGCTGCATCAGGTCATTTCTCTCTTGCTGGCTCTCATCCAGCTGGTTCTACAGGGAGCAGGATGAGGAGGGGGGTGTGCTCGTGAAAGTCCCGTCCCCATCACGCTGCAGGTGCATTCGGGGCCGGGAGGTTACATCGGTACAAGCTATAAAGAGCTGAGTAAGGGGAGGCTTGTGTGTTACTGAATCCTGCCACCACCAGTCAGACGCACCAGCTCTCGACGCTCTTGGAAGAAGTCTTTCTCGATCCACATAAACAAAAGGAATGGCTCCCTCCCTGAATTTTACCTTCTCTATTCTGGAACCCGACAGAGGTAGGTTTAAATCTCCAATATAATTTTTGCTagctctgttacttttttttttttaaatatttacttatttttgagagagacagaatgcgagtgggagaggggcagagagagggagacacagaatctgaagcagataccaggctctgagctgtcagcacagagcctgacgcaggactcaaacccacgacctgtgagatcataacctgagccaaagtcaggcgctcaaccaactgagccacccaggtgccctgctagcTATGTCACTTTGAATGAGTTACacaacttctctgagtctctgtcCTCATTTGGAAAGTGATCTCTTAGCCTAGATTTTTGAAAGGTAATTATAATGagaataacaaatgtaaaaacagaacatggaaaatatccagatggccaacagacacaggaaaaggtgctcaacatcactcatcatcagggaaatgcaaatcaaaaccacaatgagataccacctcacacctgtcagagtggctaatatcaaaaacacaaggaacaacaagtgttggcgaggatgtggagaaaaaggagtcGTGCACcaatggtgggaatgcaaactggtgcagccactgtggaaaatggtgtggagattcctcacaaagttaaaaatagaactaccctacggtccagtaatcgcactactgggtatttaccccaaaatacGAAAACACTaggggcgctcgggtggctcagtcagttaagcatccgacttcggctcaggtcatgatctcccagt
This genomic window contains:
- the CALCOCO1 gene encoding calcium-binding and coiled-coil domain-containing protein 1 isoform X1 — encoded protein: MEESSLSRAPSRGGVNFLNVARTYIPNTKVECHYTLPPGTVPSASDWIGIFKVEAACVRDYHTFVWSSVPESATDGSPVHASVQFQASYLPKPGAQLYQFRYVNRQGRVCGQSPPFQFREPRPMDELVTLEEADGGSDILLVVPKATVLQNQLDESQQERNDLMQLKLQLEGQVTELRSQVQELETALATARQRHAELMEQYKGLSRSHGELTEERDILSRQQGDHVARILELEDDIQAISEKVLTKEVELDRVRDTVKALTREQEKLLGQLKEAQADKEQSEAELQMAQQENRRLNLELQEAKGRQEEQSAQAQRLKDKVAQMKDTLGQAQQRVAELEPLKEQLRGAQELAASSQQKAALLGEELASTAGARDRTMAELHRSRLEVAGVNGRLAELSLHLKEEKSQWSKERAGLLQSMEAEKDKILKLSAEILRLEKAVQDEKTQNQVFKTELAREKDSSLVQLSESKRELTELRSALRVLQKEKEQLQEEKQELLEYMRKLEARLEKVADEKWNEDAVTEDEEAAVGPSCPAALTDSEDESPEDMRVPPYGLCERGDTGSSPAGPRESSPLVVISQPAPIAPHLSGPAEESSSDSEAEDEKSVLMAAVQSGGEEAHLLLPELGNAFYDVASGFAVGPLSEASTGGPATPPWKECPICKERFPAESDKDALEDHMDGHFFFSTQDPFTFE
- the CALCOCO1 gene encoding calcium-binding and coiled-coil domain-containing protein 1 isoform X3 gives rise to the protein MEESSLSRAPSRGGVNFLNVARTYIPNTKVECHYTLPPGTVPSASDWIGIFKVEAACVRDYHTFVWSSVPESATDGSPVHASVQFQASYLPKPGAQLYQFRYVNRQGRVCGQSPPFQFREPRPMDELVTLEEADGGSDILLVVPKATVLQNQLDESQQERNDLMQLKLQLEGQVTELRSQVQELETALATARQRHAELMEQYKGLSRSHGELTEERDILSRQQGDHVARILELEDDIQAISEKVLTKEVELDRVRDTVKALTREQEKLLGQLKEAQADKEQSEAELQMAQQENRRLNLELQEAKGRQEEQSAQAQRLKDKVAQMKDTLGQAQQRVAELEPLKEQLRGAQELAASSQQKAALLGEELASTAGARDRTMAELHRSRLEVAGVNGRLAELSLHLKEEKSQWSKERAGLLQSMEAEKDKILKLSAEILRLEKAVQDEKTQNQVFKTELAREKDSSLVQLSESKRELTELRSALRVLQKEKEQLQEEKQELLEYMRKLEARLEKVADEKWNEDAVTEDEEAAVGPSCPAALTDSEDESPEDMRVPPYGLCERGDTGSSPAGPRESSPLVVISQPAPIAPHLSGPAEESSSDSEAEDEKSVLMAAVQSGGEEAHLLLPELGNAFYDVARSRGEGRGKRDFII
- the CALCOCO1 gene encoding calcium-binding and coiled-coil domain-containing protein 1 isoform X2: MEESSLSRAPSRGGVNFLNVARTYIPNTKVECHYTLPPGTVPSASDWIGIFKVEAACVRDYHTFVWSSVPESATDGSPVHASVQFQASYLPKPGAQLYQFRYVNRQGRVCGQSPPFQFREPRPMDELVTLEEADGGSDILLVVPKATVLQNQLDESQQERNDLMQLKLQLEGQVTELRSQVQELETALATARQRHAELMEQYKGLSRSHGELTEERDILSRQQGDHVARILELEDDIQAISEKVLTKEVELDRVRDTVKALTREQEKLLGQLKEAQADKEQSEAELQMAQQENRRLNLELQEAKGRQEEQSAQAQRLKDKVAQMKDTLGQAQQRVAELEPLKEQLRGAQELAASSQQKAALLGEELASTAGARDRTMAELHRSRLEVAGVNGRLAELSLHLKEEKSQWSKERAGLLQSMEAEKDKILKLSAEILRLEKAVQDEKTQNQVFKTELAREKDSSLVQLSESKRELTELRSALRVLQKEKEQLQEEKQELLEYMRKLEARLEKVADEKWNEDAVTEDEEAAVGPSCPAALTDSEDESPEDMRVPPYGLCERGDTGSSPAGPRESSPLVVISQPAPIAPHLSGPAEESSSDSEAEDEKSVLMAAVQSGGEEAHLLLPELGNAFYDVASTIFRGAQIALHPLSPAPPPSPTTRSRGEGRGKRDFII